The following DNA comes from Paraburkholderia phytofirmans PsJN.
CGATTTCGGTGCTGCGCGTGATGAGTCCGTCGTCACGTCGCGTGAAGTGCAGCGTGTCGCCCCAGTCGAGCAACTGGAAGACCGTTTGCAGCGTGTGATAGCCATCAGGCCGGCGGCCGGTGATGTGCAGGAAGAGGTTGAGTTTCGCTGGAGCGAGGCAATCGCGCAGCGAATCGGTCGTTTCAATCATGAGTCGAGGCTGCATGCGCCAGATGGCGCCGAAGAAGCGGCAAGGTCGCGCGCGAAAAAGTGAGTGAGGTGGCGCGGGTTACTGATCCAGCACGAGCTTGATGTCGAGCGGCGGTTCCGAACGACTCAGGTTGACTCGCTTCACGCCGATTGCCGGCGCGTCGGCATAAGCCAGATAGTCGATTGTCCAGCCGTCCTGTGTGATTTGTTTCAGCCGCGACGGTTGCTCGGGATCCTTCTCGGTCCTGGCGCGCGAAGTGGGCGCCGGCGACGGTTGAAGCCAATAGCGCAGCCCTTCGACCGGCAACGCGAAGCCGAGCGCATTCTGCATCAGCGTGGAGACGTTATCCGCGGTGAGCGGCTGGCGGTTCGGCAGCTCCAGCGTTGCCGAAGCCGGCGACGACGTCAC
Coding sequences within:
- the lolB gene encoding lipoprotein insertase outer membrane protein LolB, with the protein product MRLSRLIYFPRAPRGAALAFTAAAVVALAGCASVKPQGPSTSNAATSVTAQTSRAYQGRFAVQYNDQNGQQRNAYGNFTWQETGDTVTLQLRNPLGQTLAVVTSSPASATLELPNRQPLTADNVSTLMQNALGFALPVEGLRYWLQPSPAPTSRARTEKDPEQPSRLKQITQDGWTIDYLAYADAPAIGVKRVNLSRSEPPLDIKLVLDQ